atacgtgtgtgtgtgtgtgtgtgtgtgtgtgtgtgtgtgtatatttacaacttaatttaaaaatactttattgcagggtagctggtagagcatgcaattcatgatcttgggattatgagttccagccccaaatggggtatagagattacctaaaaatttaaaaaaaaaaaatctttagaaaaaatactttatgggggcgcctgggtggctcagttggttaagcctctgccttcagctcgggtcatgatcccagggtcctgggatcaagccccacattgggctccctgcgcaacggggagcgtgcttctccctctccctctgcagcaacttctgttgttttctttctctctgtcaaataagtaaaatctttttaaaaatgctgtattGCTAATAAATGCTAAACATCATCTGGGCTTTCAATGAGTTGTCATcatagatcaccataacaaatacaataattataaaaaaaaaatgtttgagcaATTGCAAGAATTACTAAAATGTGCCCCAGAGACGAGAAgggagcaaatgctgttggaaaaaatgGCACCAGTAGACTTGCTTGACGCAGGGTCGTCACAAATCTTCCATCTGCTATAGAACGCCGTCTCTGTGAAGCATGATAAAGTGGAGCACGGGAAAAGGAGGGGTGCTGTGTGACCCCCCAAGGCACAGAGGTGCTGTGAGGGCTGAAGGAGAGGGTGCATGGCGAGCCCACAGCAAGCCGGAGGGCCCACGTGGTTATTCCGTGGCCCAGCATTCCGCCTGCGGCCAGCGTTCCCAATGTATAATGTACACACTTGGCCACTCAGCCCTGGAAGACAATGCCGTGTCCGCACATGATTCATTTGTGGATGGAAGGTACATTCTCTGATCAAAATGTCCACATTTGGGCACTAGTGGCCAAGGCTTAAAGAGGCATGTGCTGGGACTGGGGAGAGAGGGTTCCAATTACAAAGACTTCCTTCTGGGActtaagaaaatacttttcaaaagcaCTAGTTGATGCTGAATTCTGAGAGCAGACACAGAGGGTGCGGGTGATGGGCTTTAGGAGcaatggcagggggtggggaggtggggggggtaggggtTGGGAGGTCTCTGTCCAGTCTGGGAATTCCTGCTGACTCATTCCTCTGGTCTGGCCTGAGGGACTAGGCGGGGGACCCTTCAGGGCCACTGGGCAGACCAGGGTCCCATGGGTCACAGCCCTGCCACCAACTCCAACGACAAAGCCTATTCAAAAGGAGGGCTTACTGAGTCTGTCTCCCCCAAAATGGAGGAGACCAACCCAGGACTTCCTGAGAATACAGGGGAGCCTTTCATCAAAAGCACCTTCAGTCCAGAAATCCCCAAGAGGCTTGGTGCAGTGGGGGGTTCCTAGAGAGCTAAAGAAGTAgagtctgggctgggctgggcttgcCACCCTCTCCCAGGCTGCACCCAAGACCAGGCTCCCCTACTTCATTTCTGAGCCTTAAAATATTGATGTGAGGGCCCAAGGCCAACAGGCTGAAATCCTACATGCTCGCGACTGGGTTTCAGCCCCGGCCAGGAGTGTAATGAAGAGCTGGGCTAGCTAGAGCCTAAGCAGGCCTAGCAGCTTCCTGGAGGTGTCTGAGCCCAAGTGTGGTCTTACTCAGTGGCCTCCTACCATATCCCCAGCCTCAGCAAATTCAGGCCACAGGCAGGGTGTAGAGCCCAGCAGGTTTAAAGAAGGCAGGTGACTTGAAAGCTCATGTGTCTGGTGGATGGGACAGGCCCTCCCACCATCCCTCATTTTGCAGGGATCCTGAGGATAGCGTCAAGGGTAGAAACCTGTCTTTGGATCTTGTGCCTCTACCGATGGTGTGGCCTTGGATAAGTCACCTGCCTCTCTAAACTAGATGAAGATAACTGTTCCTACCCTACAGCATTGTTGTGGTGGGTCACTGACATGAGCTGAGAAAGGGTGGGCCAGAGTCAGGGCCCCACAAAGGGTAGCGTGCCTTTCTACTGATTGCCAGCTGGATTCCCAGAGGCTGGAAGACAGGAGCCATGACCTGTTGTCAGGAAGGGCACACTTGCAAGCCATGCAAGCCACCGGGGGAGTAAAGCCTACAAGGACTCTGGCAATGTGGGGCCTCCCAGAGGTCTAagagggtgggggcgggagggccTTTTCtaatgagggagcagaaggcccAGGGGGAAAGACCACAAGTGACTCCTGCAACCTCCCCAACGCCACTACTCCGGTGGGACAcatgtgacattcttccaggaatgtctatcaactatcttaatgttaacaCCTTgctagagaggggaaaaaagccttaacttgacaatggcaagggtATCTTGTACGTGCTCTTTAGCAAATGAAAGTTCTTttaaaacctccctttttccttacatcccccaaccccacagtGTACAaccagccacccctcacaaccccgaggcagcagctccttctgcccacaggtcctgtcctcgtgctttaataagccaccattttgcactaaagacgtctcaagaattctttcttaactGTCGACTTCGAACCCTAACATCTTCCCtacatcattttccattttttgaggaaaaaggcctttttccactttcaaaaaacaaagaaatacttcAATATGATTATTAAAACCGGGTCGTATTTTAAATACTCATACCAAACAAACTGATTCTTTTATCACACATGAAAAGGTCCCATACAAGCTAATTTTACTGCACACAGTGGGAAGGGTACAGTGTGAAGAAATAGCTGACAAGCCTGATCATCTCTGTGACAATCTGATTGTCCTTATGTAGAGATGACAGCCAAAAGCTACGTACGAGGCCCAGCTGAGTTCCCGGTGGTAGACCCCGGGGCAGAGGCCATCCATCTACTGGAAGTGATCCCCGGGGCCCCCCAAAGGGCATCCTATCTCCCCAGGATCTGTGTTTTAAAGCACAGCTTTCAAACTCCCTTTCTAAATTGGGTGAACACTTGTCCTGTGGTTTCGAACCTTACATGCATTACTTGTGGAACACAgtaagtggattttttaaaaaaagattttctttatttacctgagagcgagagagagggagtgtgaagaacagaaggagagggccaagcagactccacgctgagcacggggcctgacacggggctggatcccaccacccaagatcacggcctgagccaaaatccagagtggGACGCCAAAcagcctgagccccccaggaagcccccagtaaatgcattttaaaaagatcctagATGTGCGGAAAGCCTTACCAAGGGGATGAGACTTCCCAGTTAGAAGTCCCGGAGCCTTGAGCCAGGAGCTGCAGCCTATTGTGTGGCCTCCGTCAGCCGCGGGCTCCGCAGCCTGGACTTGGGCCAGATGGCCTTGGCGCAGAGCTCCTTACTGTGGGAAACGGCCAGCAGGGAACCAGAGATGCCCTGTGCACATGGGTGAGCTGAGATCCAAGGGCACAGGCAGGAGGCCATGGGCACCGCGGGGCCAAGCCCGCTTCCTTTCTCCCAGCCCAGGGTCTGGCTTCTGCCTGCTGGGAGGGTCTCTCCTCTTAAGGATACTGGCCATCCCCAGCCTGTTAGGGGGACAGGCCCCCCTGTAGGGACGGCCCtagccctgtccccacccccttttACTAACCGACTTGGAACCCTCCGACCCCACGGTGCGGGAAGAAGCTACTCAGAGGTCGACGGAAGCCCACCGGCGACCCTCCCTGGGATCCCGGCAGGTCCCAGAGCCTCTCGGAACGCCCTGTAACGGCGCAGAGCGAGAGCAGGAAGGCGAGCGCGGAAGGCGACCTTGGAACATCTTCTGGGGCCTGGGAGGCAGCGGCTggaccctcctcccagcctcGCTGTCTGGGCCGAATTCCAGGCCCACGACGTCCTCGGGGTAGGGAATCCGGCCCGACGGGATTCCTGCAGCACTTCCCTCTGGGCGAGGGAGGGTGCTGGGCCCCCGGCAGGTGCGGGGCCGGCGGCGGAGTGGGCGGGGCCGGCGGCGGAGTGGGCGGGGCCTGCGCGGAGAGTGGCCCCCCTTCCCCCCGCGCCCCTGGCGAACCTCTGTcgccccgcctccctcccccagaagtcCCCCAGCCCCGCCGGGACCAGGGCCGAGTCGCACCCCGGTGTTCAGTCGGCCGACCGCCGTCCCCCTCGCTCCGACTGGCTTCGCGAAGCTGCCGGTGCCACGACAGCGACACGACACGGCCCGGGCACAGCGCCAGCGTGTGACCCCGCGAAGCTTCCGGTCCCCGGAGCCGTTTCTAATCCGAGCCGCGACGCAGGCCGGGGGCCCGCGCAGCCCTCCGCCAAGCCGCGCGCGCCCTGGGGGCTCGGGCCGTGAGACCCCGCTCTCCCGGCCCCTCCACCCACTGCAGGGCGCGCACGTGCCAGGTGCTCCGGGACGGTTCCCTGAAAGGTGCGGGAGCCCCGCACGCCACGGGGCCCGAGTTCCCATCCCGGGTCCACCCGAGTCGCAGTCTGGCGCCTCTGTTCCTTGCCTGTGAAATGAGGGCAACAGGGGACCCTGCCTCCTAGGGCTGTTAAAAGGATGAAATGAGGGAATCGTTAAAAGAACAGAGGACAGAACCTAGCACGTGGCCAGGGCGTGAACCTGGAAAGAGCGCGGTGTTCCCATCTACTTGCCTGACCCGGGCAACCCAGGCCTCTGGGCTCTTGAACCTTGGTCTACACcctcttttatttaattattttatttttttaaggtttttatttatttgacagacagagacacaaagagagggaacacaagcagggggagtggaagagggagaagcaggctccgcactgagcagggagcccggtgcccagctctatcccaggaccctgagatcatgacctgaaccaaaggcagatgctcaacccactgagccacccagggtgcccccACCCTCTTTTAAAACACTTCTTTAAAACTGAAGCGTAGTTAAGCACAGTGTCATGTgagtttcaggtgaacaacatGGTGATTCGACAGTTCTGCACCCTGAGTGGCGGTCACCACAGTttgtgtagtcaccatctgtcaccatgcaatgtTGTTGCAATATCATTGACTATTCGCCGTGCTGTACTTTTCCTCcccgtgacttatttattttataactggaagtctgccTTCTGTTCTTACACAGATGCCAgcctccaggccctgccctcacACCACCAGAAAGAGACGCTTCCTGAACTTTGCTCTGGAGCAGCCCACGTTGGGTCCACCGGCTCCAGCTCTGCACCCAGAGCTCTCCATGAGGACCCTCCCCAGGCACAATTTTCTGACTCCTTTCAACCCTCCCTTCATGGCCTTAGCACGATCTGCCCTCCAGCCAGCCCCACGCTGGATTCCATCCCTCAGGATACACACTCCGctcttttgacagagagagtactcAGTGTTCAGTAGCGTTACATAAATTCACAATGGGGcagcctgagtggttcagtgggttaaacgtcctccttcagctcaggtcatgaccccagggtcctgggttggagccccacctgcttctccatctcactCTGCTGGAGGTTCCCcctgcatgtactctctctccctgtgtctgtcaaataaataaataaaatcttaaaaaaaaaaaaaaagaagaagaagaaaagaaaaagaaataaacactgaTACTGAATACACCATCCTGGTCTCTTCCTCCAGAACcttctgctggggcacctggatggctcagtgggttaaagcctctgcctttggctcgggtcatgaacctagggtcctgggatcgagccccgcttcgggctctcaaCTCGGCGTGGGGCCCTCTGAGCCCTTTGATCACACCTCTCAGGATCAGGAGGTccggggttggggggttgggagggtgggggcaggttgCTTCTGTTCTTCTTCCCTGGTCCCTCCCACCTTTGCTTCCTCCAGGGGACCTTAAACCCCATCCTACCAGGCGGAGATCACCGTGGCCACTGGGAGTTTGCTGAATATCTTCCCAATCTCTCTGAGTCTATGGCTTTGGGATAATTTTGTGTCCTGCccgtttttttccccttaaaattgtattgttaaaaaaaattgtattgcgCCTCAGGAACAGTAGATGGATCAATGGATGGACAGAGGAACGGGCAGACGGACAGAGATACGACGCGACCCCTGCAGTAGACCGTTAGTTACGGCGTCTAGGTGAAGAGCGTGTAGAGTTCACCGAACAAgtctttcacattttctgtaGGTTTGACATTTTTCATAACAAAGCGAGAACCGGTAAGTGCACTCCCGGATATAGGTGTCCGTACCTGATAGAAATCACTGCTTACGTCTAGCAACAGGCGTGCGTGAGCGATGCCCACAGCACCACTCGTAATAGCCCCAAAGAGGAAGCCCCGGGAATGCGCAGCGGGGGTAGAATGTATAAACAAATCGTGGTATATTCCTGCAGTTGAGGACAACAGTGATGAAGGGCACatgccatggggcgcctgggtggttctgccttcggttcaggttgtgatctcaaggttctgggattgagccccgcgtcgggctccctgctccaaggggagtctgcctctgcctctgcccccgaCCCCGCTCTTATGCTCTCACCCaaataaataagctctttaaaaaaaagaaagagagggacgcctgggtggctcagttggttggacgactgccttcggctcaggtcatgatcccggggtcccgggatcgagtcccacatcgggcttccagctccatggggagtctgcttctccctctgaccttctccttgctcatgctctctctcactgcctctctctcaaataaataaataaaatcttaaaaaaaaaaaaaagaaaaagaaaaagaaaaaaagagcacatgCCACACCGTGAAGGAATCTCATGGACGTGATGGAGAGAGCACAGAAAGATAGACAAAAGGGGACCCAcggatcccatttatatgaagttctagaaaaGCAGATGCAGTCCGTGGAGTTAGAAGTCAGGGTAATGGTCTCCTTTCAGGCAGTGTTGttgggaaggggcacctggagcCTTTGGGAGCCTTCCAAGGGCTGGAAATGTCCTATATCTTGAGCTGAGTGCTAGTtacacaggtgtgtgtgtatcATGTCCAAAATAATGAAGTTGTATATTAAAACTTgtggacttggggcacctgggtgtctcagttgtgcctctgtctttggcttgggtcgtgattccagggtcctgggatcgagtcccgtgtcgggctccctgcttggtggggagtctacttctccctctccctctgcccggcccctgcttgtgctcactctctcttttgctctttctctctcaaataagtaactaaaatcttaaaaacaaacaaagtaaCATGTGGACTTTGTGTAAATTGTTCTTCAACTGCCAGCATCTATCACGAGCATTTTCCCGAGTCCTTTGAAATGTTCTTTAAAGACTCCACTGGCAGTGGCTGCATTTTCCCAGCTGCGGAGGAGACCTGTCCCCCCTCACTCACTGCGCTCACGTCTTCCCCTAGAACTGAGGTGGGAGCACAGCCCCAAAGCCACCACAGCCCCAAAGCCGCTGACTGCTCCCTCTGTTGACTGCAAAGGACAGACACCACTGCAGGTCAACTTCAAAAGGAAAGTAATTCGGGcagcctggccggctcagtctgcagagcatgcaaatcttgatctcgaggtcgtgagttcgagccacacattggatatagagattacttaccaaaaataaaaaagaagaagaaggaaaataatttattgggAGGCTCTCGAGGAAAGCCCTTCCCAGATCCccctgggaaggggaggaaacctgctttggaaagaaagagaagcttcCAGGAACAGGCTGGTCTAGGAGCCACTGTGGCCACCACTGATGACACCGGGGACAGTGTCATTGTGGGATCCTGCAGCCACAGCCACCAGAAAGATCTCCCGGGGAAGCAATGGTGGTGGTAGAGGTTTTGCCAGCTGTGACCCTTGGCCAGTGATTTCTGGGGGGTCTTCCCGTGCCTCACCCCCTCAGGCACAGGGTCAAGCGATTCCAGCATGTCCTGATTTCCAAACATCCTGGGTCAGGGGGACTGCCCGCCTGTGGCTCTCCCAGCTCCTGCAGGAGGAAGCCCCCGGTGCCCACCTTCCATGTCTCTCTGCAGGCCTCTGGATTGAGACAGGACCTGGTAAGAACGATGTTCAAGGAAGTGGTTGGGGTCTCCCGATTTTGAACAGAATAAAAGGGTCCTAAGCCAGTTTTGTGGGTCTGTGGGGTTTGTggctttttaaagacttaatttattcgtttgagagagagcgagcacaagcagggggaggggcagtgtgggaagaaggagcagactccccgctgagcagagaggctggcgagggacgatcccaggaccctgaggtcatgacctgagccaaaggtagacgcttaactgactgagccactcaggcaccccaggttgTGGTTTTGAGATGACTCTTAGTCTCATCTTCCTCTGGGTCCTTACTTAGAACATAGAGTGGTGAGATCTGCCTCACAGCCTTGCCAGGAGAAATCAAGATAACACGTGGAAAATCCAAGCCCACGCCGTGCCTACACTTAGGGGACAGCTGACAGTTAGTTGTTGTAACTATCCTCCTCCCCACTTGGCAGATGAGAAAAGCGAGCTCGAGGTGCTGGCGTCGTTTGCCGTGGATGACCCAGCCGGGAGGGGGCAGGGCGTGGGTCCAAACGCAGGAGGGACcctcctcagggtcctgaggctCTCGCTGAGCCTCAGGCCCTGAAACAAGCCTGCTGTGGCCCCGGTCCCGAGGACagggcagcaggaggaagaggggggaTCGCCAACGTGTCTTCACTTTCCTGAGGCTGCCATGTGGAACAGTGAGTGGCCGTGGCCCAGGCCTGTCGCCTTGTCTCACCCGGGGCCCTGCCAGCCTGGGCGCATGACAAGGCAGGGGCCAAAGGCTACTGTTTACAGAAGCTCCGAGAAGGGCAGGGCCCAAAACCAAGTTCCACGACACTTCCTCCGGGAAGCCTTTCCTGCTGTGCTGGCCAGCCTTCCAGGAGGCCTCCCCCGTGTCCCCTCCTCCTTGTGCCGCAACTGAAGTGCGTCTCCCTGTCAGACTCTGGAGCCCCCCTCCCGCAAGGGTGGGAAGCAGGGATTCCCTGGTGGCCAGTGTGTGCCCGGTATAGATCATGGCACAGAGTGGGTGCTCAGCAAACAGCCGGCgaatgaatgaggaaatgagCGAATGCATGGAAGCCCCACCGCACTGGGAGGCAAGGGGGCGCAGCTTCAGAACGGGGGGCACTGGGCTCAAGCCTTTCTTGGGCAGGTAGGCTGGCAGATGGGGGTAGGGCTGCCCCCAGGGTCCCTTGTCTCCAACTGGGCACCCTGcaacctcccctccacccccactgtgTCTCGTTCCTTCTCGCGGCACCCTGTTAATGCTCGGGGGTCCAGCTTTGGTCCCTGTCAGAACACGCCTTCCCTCCTCGCCCACAGGGAAAGCGGTCAGCCTCGAGGAGACATTTAGGGCTGTGCCTGCTCTGCGCCTGCCCAGCGCACACCCTGGTTGGACCGGTGGGACACCCCCTTAGGGGCTGCGTGGGAACTTCTGGAAGCAGCAGTGTCTGTCCCACCAGGTGGGCTGGAGGGGCCATCCTAGGGACAGTGCGTTCCTTCCTGGCTGGCCCACCACCCTCGCCTGGCATGAAGGCTATGACAGCAGCAGCTGCCCGCACCCACGTGTCGCTTGGCCACCAGCCCGCCCCATCTCAGACCTTGGGCCATGTCCCCGGGACCCAACGTGGAGCAAGAGTTCTGCTCCCCCCTCCTGGCCCTTTCTCCGCTGGGAGTCCTGGGACAGGATGAAGgctcctggggctcaggtcaGGCACAGCCATTTTGCCTAGTGTGGCCTCCTTGGGCTCCCCAAGGCTCTGGCTTTTTGGGATGACCTGAACCCTGCCCAGCTGACCAAAGGGGACGAGATGCTGGAGTgcatttgggtttctttctccaGGGAGGAAGCCCCTTCCCCATCAGCCTGTGGCTTGCCCGGGCCTTCCTGGACTGACACCGTCAGGCCCCCAGGACTCCATGGGGCTAGAGGAATCAGAACTGAGCCGAGAGGAGATTGGGGAGCAGTGGGGCCTCCGGGAGGATTCTGGAGCTGACATCTGCCAGAGGTCCCAGGGCTCAGAAGTTGCCGCTCAGGTGAAGGTGGGACCGAGCGAGGGTCCAGACGGAGGGAACAGGAAAGACTTCCTAACCCAGGTGAGCCCCAGGGTACCCACCAGCCTTACCCCCCACCTTGAAGCCATAACCCACCAGACCCTCCCAGGGGTCCCTAGGAACTAGCCCAGTATGGCGGAGTCCTGGGGACTGACTCTATGACGTTGGTGACACTGTCCTGCTCAGGGCCTCGGGCTACTCCTCCCTCCCAGGAACAGCAATGAGGATCCCAGCCTGCCAGGCTTCGGTGTTCCCAAAGATGCAAGAGACACACTCGCCACCTTCCCCTAGCACCTCCAGGGCAAGGATGGACTCATGTCCctttctgggggaaggaagggcagacaGGTGGTGGTCCCGTCCTGGCCAGGGTCTTTCTTATTGCTGGCTGCCTGCCAGCAgctccaggggctggagggagttGAACAGGAACCTCTTTGGTGAGTCCCTCCAGTGGTCAAACGGCAGCAACCTCCTGGGCCTGGCTGCCaggctattaattttttaatttatatttttggaaatcATAAGCAAGTCAAAGTAACTATCACTGAAGCCTCTGTACAGAGGTCCTCCAGCAGAGCTGCCCCAGTTTTAAGATGAAACAGTGTTGCACTTTAAGACGAACTAACTTTCAGGATCCTCtccaaagacaaaaaatatatatgtatttatatattgctTCCATCTGCACTTTTCTTGGACTAAAAACATATGTAGCAAAgctctactttatttatttatttttttaagattttatttatttgacacagagagagagatcacaagtaggcagagaggcaggcagagagagaggaggaagcaggctccccgatgagcagagagccccacaggggctggagcccagcaccctgagatcatgacctgagccgaaggcagaggcttaacccactgagccacccaggtgccccgcaaagctct
This DNA window, taken from Lutra lutra chromosome 10, mLutLut1.2, whole genome shotgun sequence, encodes the following:
- the LOC125079898 gene encoding translation initiation factor IF-2-like, producing the protein MGHSPATNSNDKAYSKGGLTESVSPKMEETNPGLPENTGEPFIKSTFSPEIPKRLGAPCPHPLLLTDLEPSDPTVREEATQRSTEAHRRPSLGSRQVPEPLGTPCNGAEREQEGERGRRPWNIFWGLGGSGWTLLPASLSGPNSRPTTSSGSPPAPPGPGPSRTPVFSRPTAVPLAPTGFAKLPVPRQRHDTARAQRQRVTPRSFRSPEPFLIRAATQAGGPRSPPPSRARPGGSGRETPLSRPLHPLQGAHVPGAPGRFPERCGSPARHGARVPIPGPPESQSGASVPCL